CACCTATAAGACATATAGGGGGTAGATTTGCGCAGACATCCGCAGTGTACGACATCCATATAAATTGCTAACAATGAATTTATGTCAGAAAATTACCACGAATAGTAAATGTTCCGAATCCATATTGAACGATTCAAATGAAATAAATATGATATTACCTGATCCTCACgcatcatatcaatgtcatattGATAGGACCGTAGAGTATGTTGAGGGATGTGTGCGGCATGAAATGAAGCTCGCCATCTGACCGCAAGTGGGAACGGGCCATCGTCGACATCAGTAGGAAAATGTGGCATGCCAACTCTAATTTGAGTAAGAAAGGGCATGTGCTCCCATGCCCAAACCTGCAGGAGGAATAGCGCACCTCCAATTGATTGTGTCTACACACGACCAACTTGGCACATATCTCTGTACAACCATGCAAGTGCAGCGCTACCCCAGCTATACATCGACGCCCTCTCCAAGTCACTCAACAGAGGGAGGAACATTAGCGATGCATAGTATTGCGACTTGTTCACGAATAACAAGCCGCACATTAGACGTAGTATGTACCCTCGAGCATACTGCAATACGACCTCCTCAGATGTTTCATCAGGAAGATCAGGTCAGTTCTCGTCCATCCATGTCATAGACAAGGACGTGCCGTTTCGTCCGCTTCGGCCAGTGGGGGGGTTGCGTCCGAGTAGGCTTTGACACAACATCTCCCAGTCTTGCTGCATCGTGCCCGTAACAATGTCGCCATCAATAGGTAATCCTGTGATGATTGCGACATCTTGCAACGTTATCGTCGCCTCGCCGCAAGGAAAATGAAATGTGTGTGTCTTAAGCTTCCAACGCTCCAACAATGCACTAATTAAATGATGGTCTAAGTGAATATACCGAATCTGGTACAGTGGATGGAACCTTGCTCGTTGAATCCACAGAATGCTTCTAGGATGGGCATACCACATGGTTTCTAATGTGCGCACACACTGACGCCCTTTAAAAACGTCAGAATGATCCTCCTCCCATGCCCTATAGGAAGGATGTACAATCCCCAATGTCAATATAGATGAATCAAGTGGACCAAACTCCATCTCTAAGTGTTAAATATAGTGGAAGTGTgcaaacaaaataaatattttttacaaaaaaactAATGCAAATAATGCAACTGTAGAAGTGATAGTAGATGAGAGCAGTTGGAAgatgatatgaatatatatatagagaaaaaattcaccaaaccgacttttcaaaagtcggtttggttactttaaaaaaaattgaaattaaaaaatttgaacgccaaactgacttttggaaagtcgatttggtccttttttaaaaaaaaaaaaatttcagccTGGCCCCCCTCTTTCCCTGCCCCTGCCATGGCCGCTGCTGTGCATGCATGCAGAATTTTAACACCAAACTGACTTTTCAAAAGTTGATTTGGttccttttctttaaaaaaaaaaattcgccCCCCATCCTTCTCTCCCTGCCCCTCCACGTATGCATGTAAGTCccctcaccttttttttttttaatctgacAATCTAATTAAATTTCCTCTCCCCTCAATCTcccttctccccccccccccaggtCCCCCCCCTCCGTCTCTCCCTGACGCCTTTCCCCAgcccctttattttatttttttcatctctcTTGACGCCTTTCCCAGCCCCCTCAATTGAAAAACCCAGCCACCTCAATTCAAAAGTTGCGGCTATTGTGTGTGTTAAaacccaaaccgacttttggaaagtcgattGGGTATATTTTCGTAAATATTATACATTTTATCTacttttgtgttttttatttttatttttgttaatatTTAGGTAAAAAACTCTTGCTTATTCGGTTTTGTTTGGCTCAGCAGAAAAAACTTTTCCCATTTGTTTTTTGAACACTTTCATCCATCCTAtctcaattttaaatttttaggtaCATCCTCAAATTTCACTCATTCCATGTTCAAGTTTTTTACAgaattattaagaaaaaaaaggcgaaaaatataaatatgtacaatgggagaaaatattatataaatatactcAATCGACTTTTGAAAAATCGATTTGGTATttaaaaaggaaatttaaaaaccTACAGTTAGTCCGACGAGACTGCAGGTATCGGCCGACGTGATAGCAGACTAATGCATTGCTGGAAAAGCATGAAAAGCAAGTCATGGgaagccaaaaaaaaaatgaaagcgaCAAACTGACATTTGGAAAATCGGTTTGCCCCTGACATGGCCAAACCCCAACCATTCCTTCCTTCACTTGTGCTCCCCTAACAGCCGGTGACAAGCTGTCACACGCATGCCCCCCCGACACCTAGCATGCTTCCCTCCCCCAACCCCTATTTATAACTGCATTAGTTTCCATAGGCTTCCCCGTTTACTTTATCTACTCATCTAAGACCTTTCTCCCGTATGCTCCCCACCACCTTCATAAATTTTAGTTTTGACTTTCATTTTAGATATCtattatatttaatattgagGCATGAAGTTTGGTCCAATTGATTCTTTCGTTTTGACATTGGGGACCCTGCATCCTTCCTACACATAGGAGGAGGATCATTATGACGCTTTAAAGGGCGCCAGTGTGTGCGCACATTAGAAACATAGTGGCATGCTGATCCTCGAAGCATTTCGTGGACTGaacgaggggggggggggttctatCCACTCTACTAGATTTGGTACATACAGATCAACCGCCACTTAATTAGCACATTATTGGAGTGTTGGAGGCCTGAGATGAGCACATTTCATTTTCCCCGCGGTGAGGCAACAATAACGCTGCAAGATATCACCATCATTACAAGATTACTTGTAGATGGCGACTTTGTTACGGGGATGGCATAGCAGGACTAGGCCATACAATGTGTTAGACTACTTGGATGTGACCCCCCACTGGTTAGAGTAGACGAACTATCATGGATGGACATCTCCATACCCAATCTTCTCGATAATGCATCGGATGAGCAAGTACTGCAATACGCTTGAGCATACATACTATGAATGATGTGCGGTTTGTTGTTCATGAACAAGTTGCAATATTATGCATCGTTGATGTTCCTACCTCTGCTCAGCTACTTGGAGAGGGTGTCCACGTATAGCAGGGGTAGCGCTGCATTTGCATTGCCGTATAGAGAGATGTGTCAAGTTGATCGGGTGGGAACACAATTAGTTGTAGCTTCGTTGTTCCTCCTGTAGGTCTGGGCATGGGAGCGCATGCCCTTTCTTGCTCCAATTAGACTTGGCTTGCCACATCTTTTTGCTAATGTCAGTGATGGCCCGTTCCCACTTACTTTCAGGTCAAGTGGAGTACAAGTTTGTCTTGTTCGCATTCCCCTAATCTACTTTCAAGTCATGGAGCGACACTTGCCGGACCAAGTAATGCGGAAATTTGGGTTGAGGTAGCAATTCCCATGTCTAGCTTAGACAGGGTACGACCCTGACAACAATTATCAGGATCTGCATGAATATGACCAGCACAGGAATCATCAAATTGATTAGCACACTATGTACAAACGTACCCTACAGAGGTGGCAATGGCGACTGGACCATGCCACCAACATACTGAGGGAGCTTTCACTCCTTAGGCCTACACCTCTATGGGTGGAGGATGGATATAATGAGTGGTACCAGTCCATCAGTATTCGTAGCATAAGTAGGACTGCCAGTTTGCATGTCGTCCACATATTGAGAGAGCTTCCACTCCCTTGGCCTACACCTCTATGGGTGGAGGATGAATATAATGAGTGGTACCAGTCCATCAGTATTTGCAGCATAAGCAAGACTGTTAATCTGCATATGACAGTGGTGAGTGAATAAATTATTAAATACATGTAGTGAACATATAACTATTTTAAATAACTTATTAATAGTTTCATAACATGATTGTAATGCATCGGTCCTTTATAAgaacccagagtgctactacacatacgTTATACCTATATTTGATAAGCATACaaaaacaacccgccctaaacagggacaaacatgtgcatctcatacatatctgtattcatgcacagtggaaaacataaacattcttatAGGGTTCTATTAAATATATATCAGAGTTCTATCTGTATTTTTCAGTACATAATATCCAagcttaaaacataaactatattacatcCCCTTACATTAAACCAGGCTAACAATCCAGTACTGATACAAAAACTTATGTCTACTAACAAGACCCTTCGCaccaaagtccctctagaagactaggaccgaTGTCCTGTAAGACCAGAAataaaggttgtaagattggggtgagatactttttagtaaggtggaagatattacatcaacaTGTGACTACATTAGTTTATTCCAATTAGAAACAGTTGCACAATATCACATTCACAGTACAGTACTATAAaagatatataaacatagtac
This window of the Malania oleifera isolate guangnan ecotype guangnan chromosome 6, ASM2987363v1, whole genome shotgun sequence genome carries:
- the LOC131158603 gene encoding serine/threonine-protein phosphatase 7 long form homolog; this encodes MEFGPLDSSILTLGIVHPSYRAWEEDHSDVFKGRQCVRTLETMWYAHPRSILWIQRARFHPLYQIRYIHLDHHLISALLERWKLKTHTFHFPCGEATITLQDVAIITGLPIDGDIVTGTMQQDWEMLCQSLLGRNPPTGRSGRNGTSLSMTWMDENIMEWHLPDRVMRQFGLRQQIPRPTQTGYDLDNHHSDLHDCDQRGSHQSTFALSTSVPSICGNTDWTMPSTYLGSFHSLGIHLHWWKMDIMTGTDPSRFTA